A genome region from Candidatus Bathyarchaeia archaeon includes the following:
- the purL gene encoding phosphoribosylformylglycinamidine synthase subunit PurL, which produces MRVGTSLKPEEMDYIIGQLCREPNRVELGMLELMYSEHCSYKSSRPILRILPKEGPRVLVGPGYDAGIVDIGNGYVVAFKIESHNHPSAIDPYNGAATGIGGIVRDILCTNCRPVALLDSLRFGPPRKGRTKWLLKYVVKGISDYGNRIGVPTIAGEVEFDESFETNCLVNVACVGIGRRDSIVLAKMERPGDYIVLMGSSTGRDGIHGVTFASKTITAESEEERPSVQIGDPFMKKMIIEATLEAVATGFITGLKDLGGAGLTCALSEMSFKGGTGVEVDLEKVHLREEGMTPYEIMLSESQERMLFVVKPEGLEKVLEVFRKWGLPYSVIGKVTDTGEVLVRHRGEVVARLPSKLLAETPILRRRAKRPKDLPKMLKVPKPREPRDLGRVLVKMLSSPNIASKEPIYSQYDYEVGVRTIVKPGDGDAAVLRLLEEPRAIAVKADCNSRHCRLDPFNGHAGAVAESARNVVAVGAEPIAAVDCCNFGNPERPEVFWQFVEGIRGLSYMLEGLGIPCVGGNVSFYNEDERTGRAVNPTTVVVTLGLVEELDWVTTMAFKEHGDEIFVVGRTYAEMGGSEYYHWIHGISGGKPPRASPERERASMAVVKDAIRGGLIDAAHDCSKGGIAVALAVMAMKGGLGADVDLGRIPRSGVERLDELLFSESYARFIISAQPGAARELRAIAERHGCALSRLGRVIDSPELSMRHGEREIRCGLGELMEAWKGSMRRYLGEL; this is translated from the coding sequence TTGAGGGTTGGGACGTCCCTGAAGCCGGAGGAGATGGATTACATAATCGGCCAGCTGTGCAGGGAGCCAAACCGCGTCGAGCTCGGCATGCTCGAGCTGATGTATTCGGAGCATTGCTCCTATAAGAGCAGCAGGCCGATCCTGAGGATTCTCCCGAAGGAGGGGCCGAGGGTCCTCGTAGGGCCGGGCTATGATGCTGGGATAGTGGATATAGGCAATGGCTACGTCGTCGCCTTTAAGATTGAGAGCCACAATCACCCCTCCGCCATAGATCCCTATAACGGCGCTGCCACAGGGATCGGCGGGATCGTTCGCGATATCCTCTGCACCAATTGCAGGCCCGTGGCCCTCTTGGATTCCCTGAGGTTCGGCCCGCCGAGGAAGGGGAGAACCAAGTGGTTGTTGAAATACGTTGTGAAGGGGATATCAGATTACGGCAATAGGATCGGCGTCCCCACTATCGCCGGCGAGGTGGAGTTCGATGAGAGCTTCGAAACCAATTGCTTGGTCAACGTGGCCTGCGTCGGCATAGGGAGGAGGGATTCCATAGTGCTGGCGAAGATGGAGAGGCCCGGGGATTACATAGTCCTGATGGGCAGCTCCACTGGGAGGGATGGAATACATGGCGTCACCTTCGCCTCGAAGACCATAACCGCGGAATCCGAGGAGGAGAGGCCATCCGTACAGATCGGAGACCCCTTCATGAAGAAGATGATAATCGAGGCCACCTTGGAGGCGGTAGCAACGGGCTTTATAACGGGCTTGAAGGACTTGGGGGGCGCGGGCTTGACGTGCGCGCTATCGGAGATGTCCTTCAAGGGCGGTACTGGGGTGGAGGTGGACTTGGAGAAGGTTCACCTGCGGGAGGAGGGGATGACGCCATATGAGATAATGCTATCAGAATCCCAAGAGAGGATGCTCTTCGTCGTGAAACCCGAAGGCCTAGAAAAGGTCCTTGAGGTCTTCAGGAAGTGGGGCTTGCCCTATTCTGTGATCGGGAAGGTCACCGATACGGGGGAAGTCTTGGTTAGGCATCGGGGGGAGGTGGTCGCTAGGCTTCCCTCAAAGCTCTTGGCGGAAACCCCGATCCTGAGGAGGAGGGCCAAGAGGCCGAAGGATCTCCCCAAAATGCTCAAGGTCCCTAAGCCCAGGGAGCCGAGGGATCTCGGGAGGGTGTTGGTCAAGATGCTCTCTTCCCCAAACATAGCGAGCAAGGAACCCATCTATTCTCAATATGATTACGAGGTCGGCGTCAGGACGATCGTGAAGCCGGGCGATGGGGACGCGGCTGTCCTGAGGCTTCTTGAGGAGCCCAGGGCCATAGCCGTCAAGGCCGATTGCAATAGCCGGCATTGTCGCCTCGATCCCTTCAACGGCCATGCCGGCGCCGTCGCGGAATCCGCTAGGAATGTTGTGGCGGTTGGCGCCGAGCCGATCGCCGCTGTCGATTGTTGCAACTTTGGAAACCCGGAGAGGCCCGAGGTATTTTGGCAATTCGTTGAGGGGATCAGGGGCCTCTCCTATATGCTCGAGGGGCTCGGGATCCCATGCGTCGGCGGAAACGTGAGCTTTTACAACGAGGACGAGAGGACCGGGAGGGCCGTGAACCCCACGACCGTTGTGGTGACCTTGGGTCTCGTGGAGGAATTGGATTGGGTGACGACGATGGCCTTCAAGGAGCACGGCGATGAGATATTCGTCGTTGGAAGGACTTATGCGGAGATGGGGGGATCCGAATATTATCATTGGATCCATGGCATAAGCGGCGGAAAACCCCCGCGCGCATCCCCGGAAAGGGAGAGGGCATCCATGGCGGTCGTCAAGGATGCCATCAGGGGCGGCTTGATCGATGCCGCCCACGATTGCTCAAAGGGCGGTATCGCGGTGGCGTTGGCCGTAATGGCCATGAAGGGCGGGTTGGGGGCCGATGTGGACTTGGGGCGCATACCTCGCTCTGGGGTGGAGCGGTTGGACGAGCTGTTGTTCTCGGAGTCCTACGCGAGGTTCATAATCTCTGCCCAACCCGGCGCCGCGCGCGAGCTCAGGGCCATAGCCGAAAGGCATGGATGCGCGCTCTCGAGGCTGGGGAGGGTGATCGATTCCCCCGAGCTCTCCATGAGGCATGGGGAGAGGGAGATCCGATGCGGGCTCGGGGAATTGATGGAGGCATGGAAGGGATCCATGAGGAGGTACTTGGGGGAGCTTTGA
- the purD gene encoding phosphoribosylamine--glycine ligase produces the protein MLLVGEGAREHAIASAICRSPQGPKLYAAMRLMNPGIRELCLRSGGDVVLGDSMDPGFISKAADRFSVDFVFIGPEEPLFRGAANAVEGMGIACIGARREAAEIEMSKAFMRRLMWKHKIPGRLRFQAFRNLEDAIAYIEEYAESVAIKPARQAGGKGVKVIADFQAYLSKEKGHVKAEHAKAIETKYMKGYSDIEDRILIEERVEGPEYTVQMFTDGDSVAPFPLVQDNKNAYDMDIGPETGGMGSISGKGMLLPFITREEYDASIDIVRRCVKALEAELGVKYKGIISGQMMLTPLWGPTIIEFYSRFGDPEGVNVLPLLRTDMVEIMEAIASGKLHKVRMEFEDAATVVKCFAPRGYPERRDLAAGHPVRIDVEAIRAMGCEVFYGSVDLAPDGGLVTGGSRICEVFAKGEELPEISERIERCSPFIYCLDGWGVFHRSDIGSATLLKRRIEQSELIRDVYRYRMEKGLIGMDIDWIPGKGKIIHSAW, from the coding sequence GTGCTTCTGGTCGGAGAGGGGGCTAGGGAGCACGCGATAGCCAGCGCCATATGCAGGAGCCCGCAGGGCCCCAAGCTATACGCGGCGATGAGGCTTATGAACCCCGGGATCCGGGAGCTCTGCCTCAGGAGCGGCGGGGACGTGGTCCTCGGCGATTCCATGGACCCGGGTTTCATCTCCAAGGCGGCCGATAGGTTCTCGGTCGATTTCGTCTTCATCGGCCCGGAGGAGCCCCTCTTCAGGGGGGCCGCCAATGCGGTCGAAGGGATGGGGATAGCGTGCATAGGGGCGAGGCGCGAGGCCGCTGAAATAGAGATGTCCAAGGCCTTCATGAGGAGGCTGATGTGGAAGCATAAGATACCGGGAAGGCTTAGATTCCAAGCCTTCAGGAACCTCGAGGATGCGATCGCCTATATAGAGGAATACGCTGAAAGCGTGGCGATAAAGCCCGCTAGGCAGGCTGGGGGAAAGGGCGTCAAGGTGATAGCGGATTTCCAAGCCTATCTTAGCAAGGAGAAGGGCCATGTGAAAGCGGAGCATGCGAAGGCCATAGAAACCAAGTATATGAAGGGATATTCCGATATAGAGGACAGGATATTGATCGAGGAACGAGTCGAAGGCCCGGAGTATACGGTGCAGATGTTCACGGACGGCGACTCGGTAGCACCTTTTCCCTTGGTCCAAGACAATAAGAACGCATACGATATGGATATAGGGCCCGAAACGGGAGGGATGGGCTCCATATCAGGCAAGGGCATGCTCCTGCCCTTCATAACGCGGGAGGAGTACGATGCCTCGATCGATATCGTGAGGAGGTGCGTGAAGGCCCTCGAGGCCGAGCTCGGCGTGAAATATAAGGGGATCATATCGGGGCAGATGATGCTCACCCCGTTATGGGGGCCAACGATAATAGAGTTCTACAGCCGATTCGGGGATCCCGAGGGCGTCAATGTGCTCCCGCTCTTGAGGACCGATATGGTGGAGATAATGGAGGCGATCGCCTCCGGCAAGTTGCATAAGGTGAGGATGGAGTTCGAGGATGCGGCGACCGTCGTGAAATGCTTCGCCCCGAGGGGATATCCGGAGCGCAGGGATCTGGCGGCCGGCCATCCAGTCCGGATCGATGTGGAGGCCATAAGGGCCATGGGGTGCGAGGTATTCTACGGCTCGGTGGATTTGGCGCCCGATGGGGGACTCGTCACTGGGGGATCGCGGATCTGCGAAGTATTCGCGAAGGGCGAAGAGCTCCCGGAGATCAGCGAAAGAATAGAGCGCTGCTCGCCCTTCATATATTGTTTGGATGGATGGGGAGTATTTCACAGGAGCGATATAGGATCGGCGACACTCCTTAAGAGGAGGATCGAGCAATCCGAGCTGATAAGGGACGTATATAGATATAGGATGGAGAAGGGGTTGATCGGAATGGATATTGATTGGATCCCCGGGAAGGGGAAGATAATCCATTCGGCGTGGTGA
- a CDS encoding amidophosphoribosyltransferase → MAGIIGLYGYDPAWKMARFIYYGLMALQHRGQESCGISVYDGERILCDGRAGMVDQAFGEAELEALRGWIGIGQVDPGPPNSPKPSFAKCPIGLSLVCDGSAAGAVKAAKERGLAVEDPQSALAALLSKELADGDPFGAIERVAGILGGACNFIALTERGEMIAYRGELGIKPMVVGNFGFDYGAVASESCALDVIGAELKADISPGEAYLFTPWSIERRTIGEADPKYCAFEYVYLARPDSIMNGRSVYEVRMRIGERLALESDVRDADSVLAVPETAIPFAMSFSNATKKPIGMGFVQTGRRVRSAIRPTQFERLVGVQLKLNPIRAAMAGKRIILIDDSVVRGTTTKNTVKVMRNRMGAKEVHVRIGSPRIISQCPFGIEVPDKDELIAAHLNEEEVGKVVEADTFHWLSLEGLIEAIGLPRGSLCLGCFTGEYPRHGDRS, encoded by the coding sequence ATGGCGGGCATAATAGGGCTATACGGCTACGATCCCGCTTGGAAGATGGCTAGGTTCATATACTATGGCCTGATGGCCCTCCAGCATAGGGGCCAAGAATCCTGCGGGATCTCCGTATACGACGGAGAGCGCATCCTTTGCGATGGCCGCGCCGGAATGGTCGATCAGGCCTTCGGGGAGGCGGAGCTCGAGGCGCTAAGGGGGTGGATCGGTATAGGTCAAGTCGATCCAGGGCCGCCAAATTCCCCCAAGCCCTCATTCGCCAAATGCCCAATCGGGCTATCATTGGTTTGCGATGGCTCGGCGGCTGGCGCGGTCAAGGCCGCGAAGGAGCGCGGCTTGGCGGTGGAGGATCCGCAAAGCGCATTGGCAGCCCTCCTCTCCAAGGAGCTAGCCGACGGGGATCCCTTCGGCGCCATCGAGAGGGTCGCGGGGATTCTTGGGGGCGCTTGCAACTTCATAGCCCTCACCGAGCGCGGGGAGATGATCGCCTATAGGGGGGAGCTGGGCATAAAGCCCATGGTCGTCGGGAACTTCGGATTCGATTATGGGGCGGTCGCCTCGGAGAGCTGCGCCCTAGACGTCATAGGCGCTGAGCTGAAGGCGGATATATCGCCCGGGGAGGCATATCTCTTCACGCCTTGGAGCATAGAGAGGAGGACGATCGGGGAGGCTGATCCGAAGTATTGCGCCTTCGAATACGTCTACTTGGCTAGGCCCGATTCAATAATGAACGGGAGGAGCGTTTACGAGGTCAGGATGAGGATCGGGGAGAGGTTAGCGCTCGAGAGCGACGTCCGGGACGCGGATTCCGTCCTAGCGGTGCCCGAAACTGCCATCCCATTCGCCATGTCATTCTCGAACGCGACCAAGAAGCCGATCGGGATGGGGTTCGTCCAAACCGGGAGGAGGGTCAGGAGCGCCATAAGGCCGACCCAATTCGAGAGGCTCGTGGGCGTGCAGCTCAAATTAAACCCAATAAGGGCGGCGATGGCCGGGAAGAGGATAATCCTCATAGATGATAGCGTCGTTAGGGGCACGACGACCAAGAACACCGTGAAGGTCATGAGGAACAGGATGGGGGCTAAGGAGGTTCACGTGAGGATAGGCAGCCCGAGGATAATCTCCCAATGCCCCTTCGGGATAGAGGTCCCGGATAAGGACGAGCTAATAGCCGCCCATTTGAACGAGGAGGAGGTTGGGAAGGTCGTTGAAGCGGATACGTTCCATTGGCTCAGCTTGGAAGGCCTGATAGAGGCCATAGGGCTACCGAGGGGGAGCCTATGCCTCGGCTGCTTCACCGGGGAATACCCGAGGCATGGTGATCGGAGTTGA
- a CDS encoding phosphoribosylglycinamide formyltransferase 2: MALLMPFRDSIGTPLYEGCTKVLLLGAGELGKEIAIEAQRLGVETVTVDRYDNPPAAQVAHRHYTIDMRDGAALKAIARRERPDAIIPEVEAINTDALLELEEEGIFVVPRARATKITMDRIALRKLAAEEAGVPTTPYRFAGNPEELEEACEEMGFPCIVKARMSSGGLGSSVVFRREQAREAYEVAKRKARGYGGEVIVEGLCRFDFEITELALAHYDPNGRVRISFPKPVGHLRSGSHYHVSWQPFILIDEETGVSKSPLQVFGGPLHMSEDCTARELLWRSEHDGEALSAEAAREIEEQCYEIAGKVVGKLIGEGGAIEGLGIFGCELFVKIDEGGKPKVYFNEISPRPHDTGMVTIATQDLSEAALHIRAVLGLPISGIKVLTPGAAHVILSSEDSKWAPGYGNLSRALGIPGIRVLLFGKPSTYKERRLGLALAISDDILDARLKAMEAAHLIERGIRYGP; the protein is encoded by the coding sequence ATGGCCTTGTTGATGCCCTTCAGGGATTCCATTGGGACGCCCCTTTACGAGGGTTGCACCAAGGTCCTGCTCTTGGGGGCTGGGGAATTGGGAAAGGAGATAGCCATCGAGGCCCAGAGGCTTGGCGTCGAAACGGTGACTGTGGACAGATACGATAACCCGCCCGCCGCTCAAGTCGCCCATAGGCATTATACGATCGATATGAGGGACGGGGCGGCCCTTAAGGCCATCGCCCGCAGGGAGCGGCCCGATGCCATAATCCCGGAGGTGGAGGCAATAAACACCGATGCCCTCCTCGAGCTCGAGGAGGAAGGAATCTTCGTGGTCCCGAGGGCGAGGGCAACGAAGATAACGATGGATAGGATCGCGTTGAGAAAGCTGGCCGCCGAGGAAGCCGGCGTGCCCACGACCCCCTATAGATTCGCGGGCAACCCGGAGGAACTGGAGGAGGCTTGCGAGGAGATGGGGTTCCCGTGCATAGTGAAGGCTAGGATGAGCTCCGGCGGGCTTGGCTCCAGCGTGGTCTTCCGGAGGGAACAAGCCCGAGAGGCCTATGAAGTGGCCAAGAGGAAGGCTAGGGGCTACGGCGGGGAGGTCATAGTGGAAGGCCTTTGCCGATTCGATTTCGAGATAACGGAGCTGGCCCTAGCGCATTACGATCCAAATGGCAGGGTTAGGATATCGTTCCCGAAGCCCGTTGGGCACTTGAGGTCGGGTAGCCATTATCACGTAAGCTGGCAACCATTCATCCTGATCGATGAAGAAACGGGCGTGAGCAAATCCCCGCTCCAAGTCTTCGGTGGCCCGCTACATATGTCCGAGGATTGCACCGCCCGTGAGCTCCTTTGGAGATCGGAACATGATGGCGAAGCGCTCTCGGCCGAGGCCGCAAGGGAGATAGAGGAGCAATGCTACGAGATAGCGGGAAAGGTCGTGGGGAAGCTGATAGGCGAGGGGGGGGCTATAGAGGGCCTCGGTATATTTGGTTGCGAGCTCTTCGTCAAAATCGATGAGGGCGGCAAGCCCAAGGTATATTTCAACGAGATATCCCCTAGGCCGCATGATACCGGGATGGTGACCATAGCGACCCAAGACCTCTCCGAGGCGGCCCTCCATATAAGGGCCGTTTTGGGCCTCCCGATATCCGGGATCAAGGTCCTGACGCCCGGGGCAGCGCACGTGATCCTATCCAGCGAGGATTCCAAATGGGCCCCCGGCTATGGTAACCTGAGCAGGGCGCTCGGGATACCGGGCATTAGGGTCCTGCTCTTCGGGAAACCCTCCACCTACAAGGAGAGGAGGCTGGGCTTGGCCTTGGCGATCTCCGATGATATCCTCGACGCGAGGCTGAAGGCCATGGAGGCCGCCCATTTGATTGAGAGGGGAATAAGGTATGGCCCATGA
- the purF gene encoding amidophosphoribosyltransferase: protein MEGIHEEVLGGALKPEGREACGVMGISLERGNVSPIIYYGLMALQHRGQESCGISVYDGSALRTVRRYGLVGEELKRVARTLGGRAGIGHVRYSTLGESSLINAQPIPIKMGGETFSIAHNGTIVNYGQLRERLRKRGIMLKTESDSEVILRIFLDSYKRGCDIFGSLESCSERIEGGYSIVIVNSKGELIAARDPLGLRPLCMGNSGNSVAIASESVALDINSLSLIGDIEPGTAVLVGEEGVDVERFASCPRRAYCMFEYVYFSRPDSILEGRSVYDVRLRLGRNLADTIDGDIDSIVPVPDTSRTAAEGLSRMTGIPVAEGLIKNRYVHRTFIMPTQEAREGAVRMKLNPLKSVIKGKRIVLVDDSIVRGTTLKNIVAMLKSSGAKEVHVRITCPPIISPCFYGIDISSRSELIAANNSVEEIERILGADSLVYQSLEGLIEAIGLPREDLCNACLTGEYPTPMAQERAEEDARRPRRPIARGIEGIWRA from the coding sequence ATGGAAGGGATCCATGAGGAGGTACTTGGGGGAGCTTTGAAGCCCGAGGGGCGCGAGGCCTGCGGCGTGATGGGGATTTCCTTGGAGCGCGGGAACGTATCCCCGATCATATACTATGGCCTGATGGCCCTCCAGCATAGGGGCCAAGAATCCTGCGGGATCTCCGTATACGACGGGAGTGCTCTGAGGACCGTGCGAAGATATGGCCTCGTTGGCGAGGAGCTCAAGCGCGTGGCGAGAACCTTGGGGGGAAGGGCGGGCATAGGCCACGTGAGATATTCCACCCTTGGGGAATCTTCGTTGATCAACGCGCAACCCATTCCCATAAAGATGGGCGGGGAGACGTTCTCAATAGCCCATAATGGCACAATAGTCAACTATGGACAGCTAAGGGAGCGCCTCAGGAAGAGGGGGATCATGCTGAAGACCGAATCCGATTCGGAGGTAATATTGAGGATCTTCCTCGACTCCTACAAGAGGGGTTGCGATATATTCGGGAGCTTGGAATCATGCTCCGAGAGGATCGAAGGCGGCTATTCCATAGTCATTGTGAACTCCAAGGGGGAGCTCATAGCTGCCCGGGACCCGCTTGGCCTAAGGCCGCTTTGCATGGGGAATTCGGGGAACTCGGTCGCCATAGCATCGGAGAGCGTTGCCTTGGATATAAACTCCTTATCCCTCATCGGGGATATCGAACCCGGGACCGCCGTATTGGTTGGGGAGGAGGGGGTTGATGTGGAAAGGTTCGCTAGTTGTCCGCGGAGGGCCTATTGCATGTTCGAATATGTATACTTCAGCAGGCCCGATTCTATCTTGGAGGGGAGGAGCGTATATGATGTGAGGTTGCGCCTTGGGAGGAACCTAGCGGATACGATCGATGGCGATATAGACAGCATAGTCCCGGTCCCCGATACATCTAGGACGGCGGCCGAGGGGCTATCGAGGATGACGGGGATCCCGGTGGCGGAGGGCTTGATAAAGAACAGATACGTCCATAGGACCTTCATAATGCCGACCCAAGAGGCTAGGGAGGGGGCCGTCAGGATGAAGCTGAATCCGCTCAAATCGGTAATAAAGGGGAAAAGGATAGTCTTGGTGGATGATAGCATAGTGAGGGGCACGACGCTGAAGAACATAGTGGCCATGCTCAAATCCTCGGGGGCCAAGGAAGTCCACGTGAGGATCACTTGCCCGCCGATAATATCCCCATGCTTCTATGGGATAGACATATCGAGCCGATCCGAGCTCATAGCAGCCAATAACTCCGTTGAGGAGATCGAGAGGATCTTGGGCGCCGATAGCTTGGTATATCAAAGCCTCGAGGGCCTGATAGAGGCCATAGGGCTGCCTAGGGAGGACCTCTGCAACGCCTGCCTGACGGGCGAGTATCCAACCCCCATGGCCCAGGAGAGGGCTGAGGAGGACGCCCGGAGGCCCCGGCGGCCGATCGCGAGGGGGATCGAGGGCATATGGCGGGCATAA
- the purE gene encoding 5-(carboxyamino)imidazole ribonucleotide mutase, protein MVEVILGSENDRPVGDRVVKELERLGITYALSILSAHRDPDALEERIRNSKAKVFIAVAGLSAHLPGFIASRTRRPVIGVPVSAKLGGLDALLSIVQMPKGVPVACVGIDNGENAALLAARILEIQGRDE, encoded by the coding sequence ATGGTGGAAGTGATCCTCGGCAGCGAGAACGATAGGCCCGTTGGGGATAGGGTGGTGAAGGAGCTGGAGAGGCTCGGGATAACCTACGCCCTATCGATCCTATCGGCCCATAGGGACCCCGATGCCCTAGAGGAGCGCATCCGCAATTCCAAGGCCAAGGTATTCATAGCCGTCGCGGGCCTCTCCGCGCATCTCCCGGGCTTCATCGCCTCTAGGACCCGGAGGCCCGTCATCGGGGTCCCGGTCAGCGCCAAGCTCGGGGGATTGGATGCTCTTTTATCCATAGTCCAAATGCCCAAGGGCGTCCCCGTCGCTTGCGTTGGCATCGACAACGGGGAGAACGCGGCGCTATTGGCGGCTAGGATCCTCGAGATCCAAGGGCGGGATGAATGA
- a CDS encoding Lrp/AsnC family transcriptional regulator translates to MAIAKGELDELDFEILEALVRNGRAKFKEIAKALRVDERKVSRRVDRLVRIGVIKKFAAEIDWSKLGLNTMAYICTRTGVVPDVKNKLLKFFQEEPRILCADSTIGAYEYVIQAVAADPQDLRESIGSQLEPLTAGLSTSIVSRNIKPVDQVALLRSAKAKLGRY, encoded by the coding sequence TTGGCGATCGCTAAGGGGGAATTGGATGAGCTGGACTTTGAGATCTTGGAGGCATTGGTGCGCAACGGGAGGGCCAAATTTAAGGAGATCGCCAAGGCATTACGAGTGGATGAAAGGAAGGTCTCGAGAAGGGTTGATAGGCTCGTTAGGATCGGGGTGATAAAGAAGTTCGCGGCTGAGATAGATTGGAGCAAGTTGGGATTGAACACGATGGCCTACATATGCACTAGGACCGGCGTTGTCCCCGATGTGAAGAATAAGCTCTTGAAGTTCTTTCAGGAGGAGCCGAGGATTCTTTGCGCCGATTCAACGATTGGGGCGTATGAGTACGTCATCCAAGCAGTCGCTGCCGATCCCCAAGATCTAAGGGAGAGCATCGGTTCCCAGCTGGAGCCCTTGACGGCCGGCTTATCCACATCCATAGTATCCAGGAACATAAAGCCCGTCGATCAAGTCGCCCTTTTGAGGAGCGCCAAGGCCAAGTTGGGGAGGTATTGA
- a CDS encoding SDR family NAD(P)-dependent oxidoreductase has protein sequence MKLAGKVAIITGASSGIGAAAARLFASEGARVVVNYSKSEAKALEVVRAIRGSGGEAIAVRADVSKPNEVDSMIRFCIDHFSGIDILVNNAGRIVRIPDPLGLDDEVWGSMLDINLKGAFLCSKAAAPIMLERGGGSIINVSSINNVMGTGSNMAYGCAKAGQIVLTRWLARRLAPKIRVNCIALGIIETPMIADMPDAKKVERMRSILLGRFGRPEEVAKVMLFLASDDSSFITGQTIIVDGGQFLGPL, from the coding sequence ATGAAGCTCGCCGGGAAGGTCGCGATAATAACCGGCGCGAGCTCCGGGATAGGGGCCGCGGCCGCGAGGCTATTCGCATCCGAGGGCGCGAGGGTCGTCGTTAACTATTCAAAGTCCGAGGCCAAGGCCCTCGAGGTTGTTAGGGCCATAAGGGGATCGGGCGGAGAGGCGATCGCGGTCAGGGCCGATGTTTCCAAGCCCAATGAGGTGGATTCGATGATTCGATTCTGCATTGATCATTTCTCCGGGATCGATATATTGGTCAACAACGCCGGCCGCATCGTGAGGATCCCAGATCCCTTGGGCTTGGATGATGAGGTATGGGGATCGATGCTCGATATAAACCTCAAGGGCGCCTTCCTATGCTCCAAGGCGGCGGCCCCGATAATGCTCGAGCGCGGCGGCGGCAGCATAATCAACGTCTCCTCCATCAACAACGTCATGGGCACGGGTAGCAATATGGCGTATGGTTGCGCAAAGGCCGGCCAGATAGTATTGACGAGATGGCTGGCTAGGAGGCTTGCCCCGAAGATCAGGGTGAATTGCATAGCCTTGGGCATAATAGAAACGCCCATGATAGCCGATATGCCCGATGCCAAGAAGGTCGAGCGAATGCGATCCATATTGCTCGGTAGGTTCGGGAGGCCCGAGGAGGTGGCCAAGGTGATGCTTTTCTTGGCATCGGACGATTCCAGTTTCATAACGGGCCAAACGATAATCGTGGATGGCGGCCAATTCTTGGGACCGCTATGA
- a CDS encoding winged helix-turn-helix domain-containing protein, producing MGRGPLKDVGHPAMSAAKEYRDRIYMRKDILLKLVQHGELNQTALLSYCGLNLQKHKFILDEMEEKGLIERKEGMRGKRRVTLYSITPKGQDFLKRILEPYEAMFPRRGSG from the coding sequence TTGGGCCGGGGGCCTCTCAAGGACGTCGGGCATCCAGCCATGTCGGCCGCTAAGGAGTATAGGGACAGGATCTATATGAGGAAGGACATATTGCTCAAGCTGGTCCAGCACGGAGAGCTCAACCAAACGGCCCTCCTCAGTTATTGCGGCTTAAACCTACAGAAGCATAAGTTCATTTTGGATGAAATGGAGGAGAAGGGCTTGATAGAGAGGAAAGAGGGAATGCGCGGGAAGAGGAGGGTAACCCTATACTCCATAACCCCCAAGGGGCAGGATTTCCTGAAGAGGATATTGGAGCCATATGAGGCCATGTTCCCGAGGAGGGGGAGCGGTTAA